The DNA segment GTTTCTCCCAATTCATGATTAATTAATCTACACTCTAAATTTGATGATATTTTATCTGGCAAACTACTCTGGCAAGAAATACTAATCAAGCATGAAATAGCTATGACTAAAAATAGTTGAATATGATAATAAAAATGCTTTTTCATGTTATATATTCTCCTACCATTGAAGTATGAGTATTGGAGACAAAAAGCGGTGTAGAAGTTCTTTCCGCTTTATTGCCTTTGTGTTACGGATATTTAACAATACAAGGGTTTGCGATCAGCTAAATTAGCTGTAACACATCAAAATTCAAAAGACACAGTTCCTAAAACAGTAAAAGGTGCTGCGGGAACAATGAAAAAGCTTTGAGACTCGTAGTATTTCGTATCGAAAAGATTCTTAAAATTGAGAGCAGCACGCCAATTATCTCGTTTATAGAAAATACTTGCATCGGTTCTCACATAAGAAGGAATTTTCAGATTATTGGGTAAACTCGCCTCTCGTTCGCCAACGTAAACAACACCAAGTCCTAATCCTAAACCCTGCAAGTTACCTTGTTGCAGTTCATAGGTAGTCCATAAACTCGCACTGTTGTAAGGTACACCAACTAACCTATTATTAACTAATGATGAGTTATTATCTTGGCTGATGTTGGCATCTGTGTAAGTATACGTGCCAATAATTTTCCAGCCAGGGAGAATTTCCCCAACAACATCTAACTCTACACCTCGACTTTTTTGTTCCCCTGTTTGAATGCTAAAGTTATCATCTTCAGGATCTGTTGTTAAAACATTCTTCTTGGTAATGTCAAAATAAGCTAAAGTTGCTGACAGACGCTTATTCAAAAATTCCTGCTTAATTCCTACTTCAAATTGCTCTGCCGTTTCCGGTTTAAAAGGCTCATTATTGCGAGTCTTGCCAAATATTTGTGGGTTGAAGGAATTTGTCCAACTAGCATAAATTGAGGTGGAATCAGTAGGTTGATAAACTAACCCTAGTCTTGGCGAAAACTTAGAGTCTGAAGTCTCATCATAGACTGTACCTGTTTCTACATCTCGATAAACTGAATCAACAGTATCAAAACGACCACCAGCAAGTAATTTTATTTGTGGTGTTAGTTCCACTAAATTCTGGAAATAGACTGCAATAGTATCTCCACCATATTCTTCATTAGACCTGCTAAGATCCGTAGGTGCTGGTGCGCCATACACCGGGTTGAAAATATCTAAATCGCCAATGCTGCCACTCAAAAAGTCGTAGCTGTATTTGTAATAGGATAACTCCAATCCCACGAGCATATTATGGACAATTGAACCAGTATTAAATTTGCCACTAATTTCATTTTGAAATGACAGATTATTCTGGGCTTCATCAACATTTCGATATCCCCTCGCTACCGTCTGTCCATCGGCATTGATTTCGTCTGGTTGCGCTCCTTTGGTATTACCACTAACGTTAATGACATTAAAGGCTTGGCGAAATTTCCAGTTATTGTTGTAACCAAATTCACTTTCTAAAGTATAGGTGAAATTATTAGATTTGAATTCACCTCGGTTGAGATTAGGTTCACCTAAAAAGCGGTTGATGGGCAGATCAAAAACTACTTTATTATTGGAAGGAAAACCCCGTTCAAAAGTGTAGTCATACTTTTGGTATTCATAACCAAAAGTAAGATTTGTCCTTTCTCCAGCCTTGACGGTAATGATTGGAGCAATAAAAGTGCTTTCATTTTCTACAAAGTCGCGGAAACTCCTCGCATTTTCGTAAGCTGCATTAATACGGTAGAGTGCCGCGCGATTTTCTAATAGGGGGCCAGAAAAATCAATTGATGAGCGATAAAAGTCGTTATTACCGATGGTACCGTTAATTTGATAGAAGGGGTCGGCTAGTGGCTTTTTGGTGATTGTGTTAACAACACCACCAGGACTAGTAGCACTTCCATACAAAACTGATGCAGGGCCTTTGAGAAATTCTACAAGCTCAATATTAGCGACATCACGGGGACTGATAAAACCAAAATCTCTAAAGCCATCACGTAGGGTTTCAAAACCCGTAGAAAAACCGCGAATAAAATAACCTTGAGATGCGAGTCCACCATAGGTTTCTTGAGGACGTACACCACTGACATTATCTGCTAGTTCATTAAGTCTGATTACTTGGCGGTCTTGAATGACTTCTTTGGGTATGACCTGTACCGATGCTGGAACATCCCGCAGAGGTACATCCAATTTTGTGGCTGTTGTTGCTTCCCTGACTCGATAGGTATCTTGTTCACCTGTAACTACCAGTTCAATAGGTGCATCAGTTTCAGCTGTTGGCTGTGCTGTGGGAGTTTCTGTAGTTGGTTTTTCCTCCGGTGGCTGTTGTGGTGTTTCTGGTTGAGATGCGGAAGGTAATACAGGTGTCACGCCAAATATTAAACCTGCATCGCTATCAAATAGTTCATAAGTAGGTGTTCCCACTTCTCCCGTGACAGTGATTCTGATAGTGTTACTGTCTTGGTTGACAACTGTAACTTCAGTAATACCCGCAAGAGGTCTTTCTTGCCGGAATGTATTTCCTGATGGCAAATTCAGTTGAGCATTAGTAATATTAACAATTAAGCTATTACCTGAACTGCTATTTGCTACTTGTAATTGTTCGCCTTGCTTAGTCTCTAAAATTACTTCGATAACTTTATCTTTAGTATCAATCCGCACTCCATTGACAAGAATTGGAGATTGAGGCGCTGATGCTTGAGATAGTAATCCTTGAGAATTTGTCGAGGTAAGACCACGTTCAGACAAGAGAGTGGGAATACTCCCCCAAGCCGGTTGTACTGCAATAAATACCCCTGCTAGCCATAAACCCATCAATAATTGCGGTTGTCTCTTCATCATCTCCTCACCTAGACCAGCCTCTCATACCAGAGGGTGTAATTTTAATAGCTAAGAATCTTTTTCAAGAAGCTTAATCTACAATGGATGTGATTTTGAAGACCTGATTGAACCTCAAACGGATTTTTTTGCGCCTCAAACGGATTTTTCCCATCCTCTGATAGCAAATAGCTGTATATTGGCTAATCTTCAAGCTCTCAGTAACAAATCATAGGTTTTAGGATTTGTGCCGAACTGTTTACGAAAAGCTGTAGCAAAGCGACTTTGATTGGCGTAGCCAACAGCACGCGCTACTTCTTTGACATTCATTTGACCTTCTAAAAGTAATAGGCGTGCTTTTTCCATCCGTTGTTGGTATAAGTAGCTAAATGCAGTTGTACCCAAGACTTGGCGAAAGCCCAGTTTGAGTTTGTAGTCGTTTAATCCTACTTGTCTAGCTAGTTCTAGTAAAGAAGGGGGATTATCGAGATTTTGAGTTAAGATTTCTTTGGCATAATGAATTCTATCGATATCATCTTCCTTTAAGGTAGAGGTTGTTTTAGAATTATTTTCCTTGGTGGCTAATTGTTCCAGTTTCAAGGCAATTAACTCTAAACATTTACTCTCTAAATAAATTTTTTTGGTTAAACCTATAAATGGACAATTGATAATATGTTCCAGAGCAACGCGCATTTCTGGAGTGGTATGATCAATTTGAAAATAAGACTCTTGACTGGTTTTGATGAGCTTTTGTAGGATTTGCGGCGAGATAGAATTTAAGCCACCTGTCATAAAACTCTGAATTAATTCAGGGGATTCGGGATGTATATCTACTTTTAATAGTCGTTGCGATCGCAAAAATTCTGATTCCTTATTCTGGTGGAAAGCACCACTTTGAAAGAAATTTTTTCCGGCATTAATATTATTCCAATGCCCTAATAGGTGAAATCCAAATTCCAAACCATCAAGGAAACTATCTGAAACGTTTTTTTCTATAACTAAATCATGCTGAAATTCAGTATCTATAATTAGTAAACTAATTTCCCGTAGTTCAATCCAACGTTCGTATCCACTGCCAAATCGTTTAGGGCATATATTAATAATATCAGATGGGTCTGATGGGTCTGGTTGTCTAGTGTTTTGATTGCGTTCTCTCCACAATTCTTGGTAATCTGCCAGTGAAATAATACTCGCCATGCCCCACCCTAGAAAACACCTCATCTCAATTACTTGACACTACTTATAGATAAACTTTCTCAAATAGTTTTGAAGTAAGTCTATCAGAGTGTCAGAATCTTGTCTAGAGTTCGGATAGTTGGTGATTAATCACCTAAGAAGTCAATAACGTCTTAAATACTTGAAACAGTTTAATTTTGGGGCTAGTTGACTACATAACTGTTTGCATGAAGTTCCTAAACGGTAAAATTTGCGAATCCAATCTAAAGCAGAGTATGGCACGCGCAGTCGAAGTGGGCGTAATATGGGCAGATATAACCAGTAATACGCCTTTTTGAGATTATTCCATTTTGAGCAAGGTTCTTGATGCAGGAAATCGGAAATGTCTACGACTAATCCTCTACCTTCGTGCATGATGACATTACGACCGTGGACATCATGAGGGTAAAGTCCACGACTTTGAGCATATTCAAGAGCGTCATCAATATCCCTGATGACCTGTTTGGGAATCGGTAAACCCAAGTGCATACAATCGTAGAGTGTTGTGCCGTAAAGACGTTTCAAGACTAAAAAGGCATCTTGGGCATACAAGCACTCAGAAAATGCCGGGTGAGAACCTAAACGATGATAAACTTCTACTTCTTCTTCATAGCCTGGCCGTTTTGGAGCATAAATTTTGACTACAAAGTCAGGGTAATCAGGGTGATAGACTACTGCTGCGTAATTTCCTTTGCCTAGCAGCAGCCAAGGTTGGGGAACATAAGTGACCTGAATTAGGTTACGCGGATTGACGCTTTCAATTTGTAAACTAGGTAGTAGTTCTTGATAAATGCTTTCTTGAAAATGGGTTGGTAGTGATTTGTTCATGTCGGCAGTATATAGCACCAAACAATAAGATACACTACCTGATTAACATGGACTATTACGGCAACAGTACAGGCTTATTTTGACCATTCTGGCTTGCGCCAGTCTTTGGTGCTGTGGTAATTATTGGGGGAAGCGAATGGAGAAAGTAGTACCACGATCGCGCTCTAAAAGAATCTTGCCTTTGATTTGCCTCACGAGGTTTTTGACAATTCTTAAGCCTAAAGAGTTGGCATTTTCCCAATCTAATGTTTCGGGAATGCCAATACCGTTATCTTTAACTAAGAGAGTTAATTGATTTCCTGGGACGGTTTCCAGGGAAATTATAATCTTATTGCCTTGTTTTTGTTCTGGAAATGCGTATTTCAGGCAATTAGACACCAACTCATTAATGATTAATCCGCAGGGAATAGCATTATCTAGATCCAATTTAATGCTGTTTGTTTCTATATTGATCATTATATTCTTTTGACTGACCCCATAGCAACGAAATAAGCTATCTGTCAGATTTTTGATGTAGTCGCTAAAGTTAATTTGATTAATATCTGCTGACTGATAAAGTTGCTCGTGAATCAAAGCCATCGACTGTACACGATTTTGGGATTCTGTAAATAGCAACAAAGTTGTTTCATCAAAAGAACGTCTAGATTGCATCCTGAGCAAACTAGAGATTATTTGCAGGTTGTTTTTAACCCGATGATGAATTTCTTTGAGTAAGGTTTCTTTTTCATCTAGCGATCGCTGTATTTGTTCTACAGCTTGTTTGCGATCGCTAATATCAGACAATCGTACTAAATTAATCCCCTGACCAGCTACAGTAATTTGTTTGGCAGCTAAATTCCCCCAGAAAAAATTACCTTTGCGAGTGGCATATTCAATTTCTCGACTCCACCAAGATTTTTGATTTAGTTCCTGGGTAATTTCACCCAATTGTTCGGGAGTAAATTGGTAACGTTGTAGTGTGTTTCCCTGAATATTGAGTAATTCTTCCTTATTGTCCACTTCAAACAAATCAACTGCACGGTCATTACAATCAAAAATTAATTGCGTGTCTATGTCTACTAAAAAAAGAGCATCGGCTGATTCATTAAAAATTGCTTCTCGCAAATCACGATGGTGAATAACTTCGGACTCGATTTTTTTGCGGGCGGTGATATCTGTCAAGCTACCTATATAACCAAGGATATTTCCATTTAGGTCGGTTTCGGGTACTATCTGGATGTAGAACCAGGTGATGCTGCCGTCTGGACGTACATATCTTACCTCTCGCCGACAAGTTTCAAATGAACTACATTGTTTTCCGCAGGGGCCAGAACAATCTACCACCAGGTGATAGCGATCTTCTTCATGGATATTTTCTAACCATCCTTTCTGCAATGCCGCTTGTGTTGGTTTACCCGTCATTAAACTCCAACGTTCGTTGACGTAAATACAATTACTAGCAGTATCAAGCCGAAAAATAGCAACGGGAGCCGCTTCTGTCAAGGTAGCATAGCGCTTTTCACTTTCCCGTAAGGCGGCTTCTACTTGTTTGCGCTCGGTAATATCATAGTTAATCCCAACCATGCGTAGTGGTTCACCCCACTCATTGCGTTGAACTAAAGCGGAGGCTTTGATAAAGCGGATACCGCCATTTTTTAGAACAATCCGAAATTCTGTATCAAATTCTCTGACTCCCTTGATGGCATCTTCAAAGGCCATCATTGCTTCATCTCGGTCATCTGGATGGAGCCTATCTATCCAATCTTGGGACTTTACTTTATTCTCAAACCCTTGCAAATCATATAGTTCATACATTCGGTTATCCCATTCCGCTTCCTGTATCATATCCCAGTCCCAAATACCGAGATTGGCTGAGCTGACTGCCAAGGTCAGTCGATCTGAAAGGTTACGTAGTTTTTCTTCTGTTTGTTTACGCTCAGTAATGTCTAAGATAGTGCTGATTAACTGGTATGGTTGCCCATGAGTGTTTAATATAACTTCGCCTCGTGATAGTAAATAACCCAAACTGCCGTCAGCGCGATAAAAACGATACTCTAGTTCATAAGCTTGTCTTTGTGTAATAGCTTGATGTAAGACAACATCGTGGTAGTTGCGATCATCCGGATGAATACAATCAAGCATTTCGTCGTAACTTGGTGTCCCGGACTCAGGATGGTGGCCAAATATGCGAAAAACCTCTTGTGACCAGATTAAGTTTTGCGTTGACAAATCCAGTTCCCAACTGCCCAAATGAGCAATTCTTTGTGCCGCAGCAAGAGTAGAGGTATTTTTGCGAAGTTGAGCTTCTATCTGTTTTTGCTGAGTAATATCTTTGGCAATTCCCACACCACCGATAGGCTTTCCCTCTTGATTAAACATGGGTTTAACCGAGAGAGCAACAGGGAAACGCGAACCATCTTTACGAATAAAAGTCCATTCTAATTCATCACTATCTTGCTGGGTTTTGACCAGGAAATCCTCAGGGGTAACTTCTCTACCCATCTCTTGTTTGAGTTCATTCATCCGTTGTTTGAGTTCCTCTGGCTCATGAAAAATGTTTGGTGTTAACTTACCAATCACCTCATCGGCTGAGTAACCCAACATCTTTTGAGCAGCAAGGTTAAAAGTTTGAATTATGCCCTCGGAATTGGTAGAAATGACTGCATAATCGATGCTTGAAAGAATCGCTTGTTGCAATTCGGAAACGGTTAATAACTGAGCTTCTGTTTCCTTGCGTTTAGTAATATCTGTTGCCGAGCCGCTCATGCGAATAGCATTGCCTGATTCATCCCATAAAGCCTGACCCCGATCTAATATCCATATATAGGAGCCATCTTTGCGCTGTAGCCGATATTCTTCTTGGAAAAAGGGTGTTTTGTGGGCTAAATGGTCGGCGATCGCCTTCATAATGCGATCGTGATCATCAGGATGAATCCGGCTTAACCATGATTCTCGATTTCGCCCCAGTTCCTCACTGCTAAAGCCCAACATTTCTTCCCATCGAATTGAGAAGAAAACTTCATTAGTTGTGATGTTTCTGTCCCAGATGCCATCATTGCTGCCTCTTAGTGCCAAATGCCAGCGTTCTTCACTTTCCCTTAAAGCGGCAGTGCGTTCTGCAACTCTCGCTTCCAGTTCTTGATTAAGTTTTTGTAATGCCTGTTCTGCCCGAATTTTATCGCTAATATCAACTGCTACACCACCAATAAATAATTCCCCCGTAGTTGCAGGTAAGGGGAATTTATAGACTAAAAAATCCCCCAACGTACCATCCAATCTGGGAGCTTTTTCAATGGTTTCGAGGATTTGTTGCGTTTGTGCTACCCGGTGAATATTATCCAAAAACGGCTGGGCTACTTCTGGGGTATAAAGCTCAAAAACTGTTTTGCCCGTCACATCCTCTACCTTGTCAAATGGCAGTTGAAAGGTACGGACATAGGTCTGGCTTAGATAAAGCATTCGGCCGTGGTCATCGGTAATCCAGGAAGCTGAGGGGCTGTTATTCATAAAAGCCTGAAACCGCGCTTCACTCTCTTGCAGGGCAGACTCCGCCTGTTTGCGTTCTGTGATATCAAAATCTATACCACTCATCCGCAGAGGGTTACCGTTTTGGTCGTAGAAAACTTTACCTCTACTGAGCGCCCAACGTGGCGTACCATCAAGTTTAATAAAGCGAAATTCGATGTTGTAATCTTCTCTGTTGTAGACAGCACAATTAATGGATTGTAAAACCCTCTCTCGATCATCTGGGTGTATCAGCGACACAACCATTTCAAAATGACCATTGAAGGTTCCCGGAACCATGCCAAATAGTTTTTCCAAATTCTCCGACCAGTGAATTCCACCTGTTTGAATATTCCATTCCCAGTTACCCATACACGCAGCATCTAGAGCCATAGTTAATCGCTCTTCGTTCTGCTGTAGAGCAGCTTCTGTTTGCTTCCGTTCGCTAATATCTACACAGGAACCGATATAACCCAGAAACACTCCTTCCGTGGTGAAACGGGGAGTGCCTGTATCCAAAATCCAACAATATTGTCCATCAAAGCGTTTGAGCCGATATTCCATTTGAAAATTTTGGCGGGCATCAAAGGCATTGACGTAAGTGTCTAAGCAATCTTTTAAGTCATCGGGATGCACTCCTTGAACCCAACCATCACCTACTTCTTTTTCTAAGGTTTTGCCAGTAAAATCTAACCAGGTTTTATTGAAGTAGTAGCAAAGTTTATCGAGTCCCGACATCCAAATCAGTACGGGAGCCGTATCAGCCATCTGGCGAAACCGTTGTTCGCTCTCGCGGAGAGTTGCTTCTACTCGTTTTCGTTCTTGTAGTTCCGTCTGTATTTGCTCATAGGCACTGGCTTGCTGAATTGCGATCGCTATCTGCACCGCCAACTGCTCCAATAAGTCCAGTTCAAATGACTGCCAATGATGGGGTGCAGCACATTGGTGAGCAATTAATAATCCCCATGATTTATTTGTCACCATAATGGGTACTATCAGAGTGGCTTTAACTTGAAACTGCTCTAGTAGTTCTAAATAACAGTTCGTTAAGCCTGCCTGATAAATATCATTAATCGCTCGTTTTTTTAGTTGATGGTTATGTCCTGCACTATCTTGAAAGCACTTATCTTCAATTTGCGCTCCTTTCGTCGCTATCCAACCGGGAAGTATAGACTCTGCGACCACAATTCCACTCATATCGGGTTGAAATTGATAGATTAGTACCCGGTCTGCTTGCAAAAACTGGCGCACTTCCGCGACTGTGACACTCAAAATATCTTCTAGCTTCAGGGATTGCCTAATTATTAAAGCGATCGCCACCATTAGCTGTTGCTGTTGCCGACTTTTTTCTAACTGTCTTGTCAGCAGCATCCGTTCTACAGCATAATGAATTGTACTTTGTAAGGTTTCCGGTGTCAGAGAATTTTTCACCAAATAATCTTGAGCGCCATTTTTCATAGCACAGACAGCGACACTTTCGTCACCTTGTCCTGTGAGCATAATCACAGCAGATTGGTTATTATTTAGGTGTTCTCTTAGTTTTTGCAAAAACTCTAATCCATCGTGATCCGGCAGTAAATAATCCAGCAAAATCACATCTGGTGTCTGTTGCTCACACCATGCCATTGCCTCTTGTGCTGTCTCAAATTGAAAAATCTCGTAGGTATGTAATCTATCCTGCTGCAAAAACAAACGATATATCTCCCGATCTTCGGCGCAATCATCAATCAGCAAAATGGTTAGAGGGGAGCGTTGATTCATAAGCTATATACAAAAAGGCGATCGGATTTCGTCAAAAAATTGAGATTCTCTATTTGCTGAATTAAAAATTCTTCTTAAATCAAGCTATATCTAAAAATAGATTAGTAAAAACCGAGCCAGTGAAATCCCTAATAATATTAATAGTTGTAAAAGTCTTTCTCTAGTTGTAAACTAATTTTTAACTCCTGGGTTAAAATGTAAATATTATCAACAAAACTTTAACATAATAGAATACTAAAGATATCTCCAGTAATGACAAAAATTTTAGTAATTGAAGACCAGGAAGATATTCGTAGCATTATTGTAGAAATGCTAACTGCGGAAAATTTCTATGTTATGGACGCAGAAAACGGACAAGTGGGGATTACTATGCTACAAAAAGAAATTCCCGATTTGATTATCTGTGACATTGCTATGCCTAAAATAGATGGATATGAAGTTGTTACTTGGTCACGGGAAAATCCAGAAACTGAAGCTATTCCTTTTATATTTCTTACAGCTAAAGCCTCTCAAAATGATATTCGTCAAGGTATAGAATTAGGTGCTGATGATTATCTAGTAAAGCCATTTACTAGAGCAGAATTACTGGGAGCAATAACAGCTAGATTAGAGAAACAAGAAATAATTAATAGACAAACACAAAAAAGACTCAACACATCTTATAGTTATCTGGCATCGACAATTAGAAATGATTTAAATAATCCTCTTAACTACGTTACATCGATATCAGAGAAACTCATCAATGACTATGAATTTATGAATCGAGAAGAAATCTTAAAAAAGATCAAAGAAATTTATAATTTAAGCAAAAATTTTCAGGATATAAATCTGAATAAGCGATAAATCTAATCAACTAGAAAATTAAATATGAATCCTATCCAAATTTTGATAGTTGAAGATGAGCAACTAGTGGCTGATGACCTGAGAGAAACTCTAGAATATTTGGGGTACGGTGTGCCTGCCTTAGTAGCATCTGGAGAAGAAGCTATTCTCATGGCAGGAATCTTGCGACCTGACCTAGTGCTGATGGACATCAGATTAGAGGGTAAAATCGATGGCATAGAAGCCTCTTTTGCCATCCAGTCTCGCTTTGGTTTACCTGTCGTTTACCTAACTGCTAATGCCGACCGCGCAACACTAGAGCGAGCTAAGGCTTCCCATCCTTTTGGTTATATTTTAAAACCCTTCGATGAAAGAATATTAGCTACCACAATAGAGATTGCCATTTCCCGACATCAAACAGAAGTTGAAGTAAAAGAAGCACTAATGGCTGCCAAAAATAGTCAGCAAATTGCTGAATCCAAAAACCAGATGAAATCACAACATCTCTACATGGCAGCACATGAGTTTCGTAACCCTTTAACTACAATTAAGCTCAGTGCCGAAATGTTGAATACCTATGGCGAGAAGATGTCAGAGGAAAAAAAACAAAAACATATCGACCGCATTGAATCTGCCACGGATAGCTTGACGAATCTGCTAGAGAATATACTCACACTTGGTAGAGCCGAAGCTGAAAATTTTGTATTGAACCCCACGCTGATAGAGGTAGTAAGTTTCTGTGAAGAAATAGTCGAGTCTTTACGGTTAACATTGAAAGAACAGTATGAAATTAATTTTGTCACAGATACTAAAAGTTGTATTGCCTGCTTAGATGAACAGCTACTGTGGCATTTACTAAATAACTTACTTTCTAACGCAGTCAAGTACTCACCCAGAGGTAGTACTATTTTGCTGCGGCTGACTTGCGACGAAAGTGATGTATATTTTCAAATTAAAGACCAAGGTGTAGGTATTCCCCCAGAATTTCAAGCTAAACTATTTGAACCTTTTCAACGTGCTGCCAATGTTGCCACGATTCCTGGCACAGGATTAGGGCTAGCAATTGTTAAGCAATGTGTCGATTTGCATCAGGGTACGATATCTATTGATACTACCTTAGGTCAAGGCACAAGTTTCGTAGTTAAACTACCACTGAAGGTAGATTCAATATCGGCTTAATTTTGATAAAAATAGCGCTTTTCGAGTTGATGAAGTATATCGTCAAAATCGTCAAATTTGCAATCATTTATCCATAGCAATCTAATTTTAGCCCTGTAATTACTAGGGTAAATAGGTAATAGCAAGAATAAATAAGGCTATTTTCAAGCTACTAAGGATTTTACAACAATTAAATCAGATTTCTAGACTTAATAAAAATTAACTAAAAGCTGACTTCTGGGAAAATTATTAATATTACCGATATCTATAAAAAAGTTAATCATATATTTGCAGGTTTTCTTTCTCTAGGTAAGTTAAGACATGATCTTTTATAGGTATAGCTATATATTTAAAGAATAATTCCGGCTAATTACTGACTAAGAGCTTTTATTTTTTACAAAAATTGATATTATAAATAATTAACTTGCCGCTAATTTAAAAACTAAATATAATTGATAGAAATTCATGATGTAATTGAATTAATTTCTGATATAAGCATGGCTAAACGATCTCTCCAAGCCTCGGATGAAGGTATTAGGAAAGCCAAAAGAGCTTTTAATCATAAAGGTTGGACACAAGAATATCTAGCCAGTCAAGTTGGACTAGATAGTCGCCAACCAATTTGGAAGTTTTTTTCTGGCAAACCTGTTGCCCGGCATATATTCCATGAAATTTGCTTTAGCCTAGCCCTAAATCCAGAAGAGATTGTTCAAACACCAGAATTTGAACCAGATGAACACTTAGAAACCCAACAGATACTAGAAGGTCAAAACTCTACAGTCATTGAATCTTTAGTGACTAAAATACGTGCTGCCCACTCAGAAAAAATTCAAAATCAATGTGGTACTATCCGGTTGTTAGATGTTGCGCGTACCGTAGAATTGGATGAATTATTTATTGAGG comes from the Nostoc sp. PCC 7120 = FACHB-418 genome and includes:
- a CDS encoding PAS domain S-box protein yields the protein MNQRSPLTILLIDDCAEDREIYRLFLQQDRLHTYEIFQFETAQEAMAWCEQQTPDVILLDYLLPDHDGLEFLQKLREHLNNNQSAVIMLTGQGDESVAVCAMKNGAQDYLVKNSLTPETLQSTIHYAVERMLLTRQLEKSRQQQQLMVAIALIIRQSLKLEDILSVTVAEVRQFLQADRVLIYQFQPDMSGIVVAESILPGWIATKGAQIEDKCFQDSAGHNHQLKKRAINDIYQAGLTNCYLELLEQFQVKATLIVPIMVTNKSWGLLIAHQCAAPHHWQSFELDLLEQLAVQIAIAIQQASAYEQIQTELQERKRVEATLRESEQRFRQMADTAPVLIWMSGLDKLCYYFNKTWLDFTGKTLEKEVGDGWVQGVHPDDLKDCLDTYVNAFDARQNFQMEYRLKRFDGQYCWILDTGTPRFTTEGVFLGYIGSCVDISERKQTEAALQQNEERLTMALDAACMGNWEWNIQTGGIHWSENLEKLFGMVPGTFNGHFEMVVSLIHPDDRERVLQSINCAVYNREDYNIEFRFIKLDGTPRWALSRGKVFYDQNGNPLRMSGIDFDITERKQAESALQESEARFQAFMNNSPSASWITDDHGRMLYLSQTYVRTFQLPFDKVEDVTGKTVFELYTPEVAQPFLDNIHRVAQTQQILETIEKAPRLDGTLGDFLVYKFPLPATTGELFIGGVAVDISDKIRAEQALQKLNQELEARVAERTAALRESEERWHLALRGSNDGIWDRNITTNEVFFSIRWEEMLGFSSEELGRNRESWLSRIHPDDHDRIMKAIADHLAHKTPFFQEEYRLQRKDGSYIWILDRGQALWDESGNAIRMSGSATDITKRKETEAQLLTVSELQQAILSSIDYAVISTNSEGIIQTFNLAAQKMLGYSADEVIGKLTPNIFHEPEELKQRMNELKQEMGREVTPEDFLVKTQQDSDELEWTFIRKDGSRFPVALSVKPMFNQEGKPIGGVGIAKDITQQKQIEAQLRKNTSTLAAAQRIAHLGSWELDLSTQNLIWSQEVFRIFGHHPESGTPSYDEMLDCIHPDDRNYHDVVLHQAITQRQAYELEYRFYRADGSLGYLLSRGEVILNTHGQPYQLISTILDITERKQTEEKLRNLSDRLTLAVSSANLGIWDWDMIQEAEWDNRMYELYDLQGFENKVKSQDWIDRLHPDDRDEAMMAFEDAIKGVREFDTEFRIVLKNGGIRFIKASALVQRNEWGEPLRMVGINYDITERKQVEAALRESEKRYATLTEAAPVAIFRLDTASNCIYVNERWSLMTGKPTQAALQKGWLENIHEEDRYHLVVDCSGPCGKQCSSFETCRREVRYVRPDGSITWFYIQIVPETDLNGNILGYIGSLTDITARKKIESEVIHHRDLREAIFNESADALFLVDIDTQLIFDCNDRAVDLFEVDNKEELLNIQGNTLQRYQFTPEQLGEITQELNQKSWWSREIEYATRKGNFFWGNLAAKQITVAGQGINLVRLSDISDRKQAVEQIQRSLDEKETLLKEIHHRVKNNLQIISSLLRMQSRRSFDETTLLLFTESQNRVQSMALIHEQLYQSADINQINFSDYIKNLTDSLFRCYGVSQKNIMINIETNSIKLDLDNAIPCGLIINELVSNCLKYAFPEQKQGNKIIISLETVPGNQLTLLVKDNGIGIPETLDWENANSLGLRIVKNLVRQIKGKILLERDRGTTFSIRFPQ
- a CDS encoding response regulator, whose product is MTKILVIEDQEDIRSIIVEMLTAENFYVMDAENGQVGITMLQKEIPDLIICDIAMPKIDGYEVVTWSRENPETEAIPFIFLTAKASQNDIRQGIELGADDYLVKPFTRAELLGAITARLEKQEIINRQTQKRLNTSYSYLASTIRNDLNNPLNYVTSISEKLINDYEFMNREEILKKIKEIYNLSKNFQDINLNKR
- a CDS encoding hybrid sensor histidine kinase/response regulator — protein: MNPIQILIVEDEQLVADDLRETLEYLGYGVPALVASGEEAILMAGILRPDLVLMDIRLEGKIDGIEASFAIQSRFGLPVVYLTANADRATLERAKASHPFGYILKPFDERILATTIEIAISRHQTEVEVKEALMAAKNSQQIAESKNQMKSQHLYMAAHEFRNPLTTIKLSAEMLNTYGEKMSEEKKQKHIDRIESATDSLTNLLENILTLGRAEAENFVLNPTLIEVVSFCEEIVESLRLTLKEQYEINFVTDTKSCIACLDEQLLWHLLNNLLSNAVKYSPRGSTILLRLTCDESDVYFQIKDQGVGIPPEFQAKLFEPFQRAANVATIPGTGLGLAIVKQCVDLHQGTISIDTTLGQGTSFVVKLPLKVDSISA